ttatccctcaacccaatatgagcaaatactgggtaactttcggtgttgaaccccggattcatttcaccggcattatcaccttcacctcttTCAGACGATAAAtgacccaagatgttgataaagcgtcgtaaaataacctactaaaaacccattgctgtaacatttattataggcattaaaataattattatttattatatttatttgtttatttattcattttttgtttatttttatgtgtttatttatttatttatttatttatttacttgtttatttggttattttttatttatgttttttatttactttttattttgtatttatttatttacgtacttatatatttatttacttatttatttattcattcatttattgattcattcaattatttatttatttatttatttatttatttatttatttatttatttatttatttatttatttatttatttatttatttatttgtcagaaagtGTGGTTCTTACATACCCAGTACTGTGACGTATTTGCCTTCCTCGTATTTATCATGAAATCCTACGTGTACGTAGCCCGTGAAGTGGAATTCATTATGGACGGCGTTGAATTCTTCTCTTGAGTTCAAAATAATCAGGTGAGAGCCCTCTTGCTCGCATTTCGTCTTAGCGTTATTCCAGGTTTCTTGTAAGGAATGGAACTTGTAGAACCCGAATGGCGGTATCTGTCTGTAGCCTAAGAGGAGCATCTGTAGTTGTGTTTCTGAATGCGATGCTGCAACATTATCCCGTTTACCCGGAGAGACGATTGATTGACTCCTTGGATGTTCGGCATAAACACCAGTTATctctaaaatttaaataatagaaaTAGTGTAAGAAAATAACACGCGTATGACACAAGTTGTAACAGCACATTATTCCATTCTCTAACAGAATTGAAATTGAAGACTTGCCCGGATGAAAgatgtaacataaaattaattaaatgtgttacttagattaaaaatatttttgaagcattcatttacaaCAATAGCAGATTACACCCAATAGgttaataaacttgtatccttgattagtgaaatggttctgctagtaaatgtaatcctaatgaaatatgcccctaaattattttcttttctcctgaaacgtgtattatagatttgttggttacacccttattccgggAGGTATTCAATTGTTGGTTATATaaggggcagtcaaatgaaaacgggtcAACTtgcgtaggcctacatctcagaTCGTCGCTCTTAATGAAGTTAATTTTCGAGAATGTTGACTCTCAAACTTAGGTTATGTAGAACCAAACATAGAACTCATACGTGCAGCGAAGGCTAGCGTGATGTGTGACTGTTTTGAATACAGAAGTATTCATATTCCTATTGCTCTTTAAACTGGTATTTTCCGAACGACATTTAGCTGAATTTCACTACTAGAGAGTCAATACAAATCCCTCCCAGTTTATTACGTGAACGACCCGTGGGGTTGAAGGACTGGATAAATAAAGTAATTCTACTTGTGACATATGCCGCAACTGGCGCTCGTTTCTGTATCCCTGAATTAGTTAATCCTATtcgtatgttacaattttttgctTATCTCCGCGTTAATCACTTTCTCATGGACAATACGATGGGCGATTACTAAGCGTAGTTCAGTGGTTTAATTGTAGAATACACTCAGTTCACTATGAGGAACTCCATATATCGATCATATGATGAGCTCTGCAACCAGGGAGTAAGCCTATACAACAAATGCAtagatttttttctttgaaaacctTGTGTTCTGAAAGTGCGTGTGTTATTTGATAACTTGTAATAAACTGTATATCCATACGAACATACATTCCTCTAATGAAATTTTCCACCAAGGTAAGAAAGCGTGAGAAGAGGACAGTTATTGTGTAGGATTACGTGTACGCGACTTACCTGATATGGTAACTGTCAGTAGTACTGACTTCGAGCCTGAACATTCCTTCACAGTCTTACTCACATCTATTGCCCAAGGTGTCATATCTTCGTTTTGTTCCATGGATACCTGTAACATTAAATTATACTGAAAAATCAGATTTAttaaactaaacagtttacgatgaaagagtaatggatcagagaaaaattctctccggcaccgggatttgaacccgggttttcagctctacgtgctgatgctttatccactaagccacaccggatacccatcccggtgtcggacagaatcgtctcagtttaagttccaactcttgggttccctctagtggccaccctctgcactacgtcatagatgtctatgaacgtaggactgaagtacACATATgtactgaggtgcactcgttatgagtgactagttggccgggatccgacggaataagcgctgtcttaaatcacgaagtgatttacgcatgtcatatatattaatgtaccggtaccgaagtacatatgatatttccatgcagatattctgcgtcatcatacgatgaaaaagtAACGGAACAGagttgggtatccggtgtggcttagtggataaagcatcagaatgtagagctgaaaaccagggttcaaatcccggtgccgaagagaatttttctctgttccattactctttcatcgtatgatgacgcagaatatctgcatggatatataatatgtacttcggtacattaatatgatatataaatagtttacattttattattctatttctttGCATATAGTGTAATTTCCTTTTCTtgtcttttatattattattattattattattattattattattattattattattattattgttattacatcatcgtcgtcgtcgtcactaTGATTAAATCAGAATTAAAATTCACTGAGTCCGTTATCCCATAACCCGACAGCTCCTTACCAAATGTAATAAAACTAGAATATTGCGAAAGAACGGCTGAAGGATATTTTatgtctatacttcgttccataatctctggcaggagaagtaaacattgctgaCAGAGGAGAAGATATgtgtaattgctattcaaccaatggcaggtCTCATTcgacgcttatcttgaagttcgGCGGGGATAGAATAATTCAGatcaatgtttacatctcctgtcagagaTTATGGAACGATGTATAGGTCTTTCGATTTACTTAGCCCTATAGTTTTGAATCTGTTGGAGCAAtatcattatttacttatttttgagCAAGCTTTGAAacgaaaataaatgttaataaagtaTTACCTTCTCATGTCAAATATAGGCTGTCTATCGTAGCTGATCGAAATACTATACTCACAAGTGGTAATAACAACAGTTGAAAGTGCAACAATAGATCATTTGTTACGAATGTTAATAAAGGCACACTATATTCCTCTATACACTACTCTTATCCAGAAGATTTTTGAAGATGCAATGTAGAGAATAAAGACGTTTCTAACCAACATTTTCATTCATATCCTAGAAATGCTGCTCTTTCAGAAATTTTGAGTCGAATTAAAAGGattaaagaaaaatggttattcaggaaaattatttttaacatcgCGTAGACTTTCAATACAAAAAACAGAAAAGAACATGAACTGCGACATGTTTGGAAATTACAGGGTGGCATAAACTCTGCTGTGAGTCGTGCTCTGATCTTCTATCCAGGAGGCCCGGGTTTGATCCCTGTTAAGGTctcgatggaatttgtagtgacAAAACACACgttccaggtttttttttttcgaggtacttccgtttttctttttcattccacCAATTTTCCCCACTCCTCCCCCCAATTACATCTACCATCTGTAATAGCAAAAATAGGTTACGGTGATGGCCGGGGATAACACTTCGATGATGATCTAGGTTGTAAGGGTTTGGAGCTCCAGGGTCTGGGTTCGGGATTATCAGTAGCCGATGGGATCTTATCTACAGTGCCCAGGAAGGATGGGCTGCCTGTCAGCGTCAGAGTCAACCCTGGCCACCGGTCGGACTTATCATACATAGGACGTACAATGGGTCTAAACGGCGTGAGTGCAAGGAACCATCTTTGATCCAGCTCttgtgaaatcaatcaatcaaacagtaaaataaatatataaataagcaaataaattaattagcgcagggccgggcatgagagtggctccatttagtcggccagagctgctctcgctccgcaaggcacttcaattccaaggcagagcagaacgctcacgcagtggcggactcgcattacagctacagggacatcactttatttttaccaacatttttaacattaacctggctatactcggaaacagtgttgcccccttccattacaggagtttgatgttactagtgcaatatgtaaacaaatcattttactaggtataggaggagagaaaagtagtgtatccatttatgttgtagggaaatacgatattacgattttcagtttgatcatcacttttacggaatttatcaaaatacagtagagtagtaacatttttttttcaaaaactcaacttttcaggcggctatgttcgttatgtaatgtctactttatttagcatattaattattgatgttagcatacaatatagagagtgcatttaaattgagggggtcgtaagtaaagggctgaaagtgcacttaagttacttttgagaaaatggggtttaaatatttaagctttcgtaaaatcggtgaaatttttatttaaattttaatgtgtgatgcgattaaaatatccctttgccactaaaattttagatacttttgcttacactggatgcacttaactcatgttattacaaatgtcactagcattcctttgcctctagccacctcaattcaaaaaaagctaatccgaatttttaaacaagttgctgaaaatggttgccgttcactacaatgcaggcttcaatttagtacgcatattattaaaaatattttgaagcatattgtctgaaattgaatttatcgtttcttgaatataattttttagtacgatattattaatataggttctttcttctatagaaaacgcaatcatatttatgaaacgcactatacactgcagtgtttacttcactgcttgaagacttcgaatgcaacagcggccgtaagtttgtgtgtctgacgggagcaaggacattagtgaaggggtgagagtgaagtacattcagaaatgcaggtacaataaaaatgcaagtaaaaataaaatgatgtccctgtaccttccctgcattaatataacaagagccacggttgttctagtcattcagtctgtgagtatataatagtttataaggatattacatcaatccattgtacagt
The sequence above is a segment of the Periplaneta americana isolate PAMFEO1 chromosome 3, P.americana_PAMFEO1_priV1, whole genome shotgun sequence genome. Coding sequences within it:
- the LOC138697095 gene encoding hemolymph lipopolysaccharide-binding protein-like; translated protein: MYIAVLCTLVWGTALTTASECTAIPPESFQLSINGYRNETGNWIAQVSMEQNEDMTPWAIDVSKTVKECSGSKSVLLTVTISEITGVYAEHPRSQSIVSPGKRDNVAASHSETQLQMLLLGYRQIPPFGFYKFHSLQETWNNAKTKCEQEGSHLIILNSREEFNAVHNEFHFTGYVHVGFHDKYEEGKYVTVLGESLNSTGYMNWARGKPEGTTIKNCGFVYSDGEIGDQKCTDSEQFVCERSV